Proteins encoded in a region of the Paenibacillus sp. W2I17 genome:
- a CDS encoding ATP-binding cassette domain-containing protein, with protein sequence MITARHLQKEFKTPVIREGRFSGLRTLFSREYVSKEAVRDISFDIGPGEFVGYIGPNGAGKSTTIKMLTGILHPTSGEVRLDGMNPHQDRRRTVGRLGVVFGQRSQLWWDLPVKDSYDILAEMYGVRAEDKKKRLSQFAELLDLESFWATPVRKLSLGQRMRADLAASMLHDPELLFLDEPTIGLDVNAKRNIRQFLRTLNETFGKTILLTTHDMDDIEQLCSRVMVINHGQLTYDGTISSLRETIGLPTLIRVTFRGAFHIPDVVSSAIHITGVEGQIVTVEVNRKEWSTMNILKQLEHWGEIEDVEMKEPDFEDIIHRVY encoded by the coding sequence GCAAGGCATCTGCAAAAGGAATTCAAAACTCCTGTTATCCGCGAAGGACGTTTCTCAGGTCTACGTACGTTATTTTCACGTGAATATGTGTCCAAGGAAGCGGTACGCGATATCAGTTTTGATATCGGCCCAGGGGAATTTGTGGGTTACATCGGTCCGAACGGGGCTGGCAAGTCTACCACGATCAAAATGCTGACAGGTATCTTGCACCCAACCTCGGGTGAGGTAAGGCTTGACGGTATGAACCCGCATCAGGATAGGCGCAGGACCGTTGGTCGACTGGGCGTTGTGTTTGGACAGCGCAGTCAGCTCTGGTGGGATCTGCCCGTGAAAGATTCATATGATATTCTGGCCGAGATGTACGGCGTCCGTGCCGAGGATAAAAAGAAACGGCTGTCCCAGTTCGCCGAGCTGCTGGACCTTGAATCGTTCTGGGCCACGCCTGTCCGCAAGCTCTCGCTTGGACAGCGCATGCGTGCCGATCTCGCAGCTTCCATGCTGCATGATCCTGAACTGCTTTTTCTCGATGAACCGACGATCGGACTGGATGTGAACGCAAAGCGGAATATTCGTCAATTTTTACGTACATTAAATGAAACGTTTGGCAAAACGATTCTGTTGACCACACATGATATGGACGACATTGAGCAGTTATGCAGCCGGGTCATGGTGATTAACCACGGTCAACTGACATATGATGGCACGATCTCGTCGCTTCGCGAAACCATCGGACTACCTACGCTGATTCGGGTAACGTTCCGAGGAGCGTTTCACATCCCGGATGTTGTGTCGTCCGCGATACATATTACAGGAGTGGAAGGGCAAATTGTCACCGTGGAAGTGAACCGGAAGGAATGGAGCACAATGAACATTCTGAAACAGTTGGAGCACTGGGGTGAGATTGAAGATGTAGAGATGAAAGAACCCGATTTTGAAGATATCATTCATCGGGTGTATTAG
- a CDS encoding glycoside hydrolase family 32 protein, with product MNQERYEKQGMDTRQETDPGLTSSSAQTKERYTLARANAYIKAHRHQVDPTYRMAYHLMPEVGWMNDPNGFIYFNGMYHMFYQHYPYEPVWGPMHWGHAVSRDLVTWSYLPLALAPDQSYDSGGCFSGSAIVQDGKLVLMYTGHVVTGPDKDNDYLQTQNIAVSDNGIDFVKSAMNPVIRLDQIPEHTSPKDFRDPKVFERNGVYYCVLGSNDAAGKGVILLYRSTDLLNWSYVNVMAQSDGTLGDNWECPDLFTLDGRDVLIMSPQRMPAQGDNYRNLHSTVYMMGTLDEDQGVLKYEQYVPLDCGFDFYAPQTMEDAQGRRIMVAWMDTWETEIPTQQSHAWAGAMTLPRQLIRKGERLIFQPLPELIQYRSEGNEQYGIHLSGEGHDLDLGISGDRYELYAVFEAEQAQHFGLKLRTGEDEETVISYDVEQRRLCLNREQAGQGPGGERAATVELLDGKLELHIFMDVSSVEVFIQQGEQVMTGRIYPGRNSTGIKAFSSGTCTLTELRKWDLRIPR from the coding sequence ATGAATCAGGAACGATACGAGAAGCAGGGAATGGACACAAGGCAAGAGACAGACCCTGGACTGACGAGTTCTTCGGCTCAAACGAAGGAGCGTTATACACTCGCCCGGGCCAACGCATATATCAAGGCGCATCGACATCAGGTTGATCCAACCTATCGAATGGCCTATCATTTGATGCCAGAGGTGGGCTGGATGAATGATCCCAATGGTTTCATATACTTCAATGGGATGTATCATATGTTCTATCAGCATTATCCCTACGAACCAGTATGGGGGCCGATGCACTGGGGCCATGCGGTGAGCCGTGATTTGGTTACATGGTCTTATCTGCCTCTTGCACTGGCACCTGATCAGAGCTACGACAGTGGAGGCTGTTTCTCCGGCAGTGCAATCGTGCAGGATGGCAAGTTGGTGCTGATGTACACGGGACATGTCGTGACTGGCCCCGATAAGGATAACGATTACTTGCAGACACAGAATATCGCTGTCTCGGACAATGGGATTGATTTTGTCAAAAGCGCGATGAATCCGGTCATTCGGCTGGATCAAATCCCAGAGCATACCAGTCCGAAGGACTTCCGTGATCCGAAAGTGTTTGAACGAAACGGTGTGTACTATTGCGTCCTTGGATCAAATGATGCTGCTGGCAAAGGTGTCATTTTGTTATACCGCTCAACGGACTTGCTGAATTGGAGTTATGTCAACGTTATGGCCCAGAGTGACGGGACGCTTGGCGACAATTGGGAATGTCCAGATCTGTTCACACTGGATGGCCGAGATGTGCTGATCATGTCTCCGCAGCGCATGCCTGCACAGGGAGATAACTACCGCAACTTGCATTCGACCGTTTATATGATGGGAACGCTGGATGAAGACCAGGGTGTGCTGAAGTACGAGCAGTACGTTCCGCTGGACTGTGGCTTCGACTTTTACGCACCTCAGACGATGGAGGATGCACAGGGACGACGAATCATGGTGGCCTGGATGGATACATGGGAAACGGAAATCCCGACACAACAGTCCCATGCGTGGGCTGGAGCGATGACTTTGCCGAGACAACTAATTCGTAAGGGAGAACGCTTGATATTCCAGCCGCTTCCCGAACTTATACAGTACAGGTCGGAAGGCAACGAGCAGTATGGTATACATTTAAGTGGTGAAGGACATGATCTTGATCTTGGAATCAGTGGAGACCGTTACGAACTGTATGCTGTATTTGAAGCGGAACAGGCACAACACTTCGGGTTGAAGCTGCGCACGGGTGAAGATGAAGAAACCGTGATTTCCTATGATGTAGAGCAACGTCGTTTATGCTTGAATCGCGAGCAGGCCGGACAAGGGCCGGGGGGCGAACGAGCTGCGACAGTGGAACTGCTTGATGGGAAACTGGAACTTCATATTTTTATGGATGTCAGCTCCGTTGAGGTGTTCATTCAGCAGGGAGAACAAGTCATGACAGGGCGGATCTATCCAGGGCGGAACTCAACAGGTATCAAGGCTTTCTCGTCTGGAACGTGTACGTTGACCGAACTTCGCAAATGGGATTTACGAATTCCCCGATAA
- a CDS encoding succinylglutamate desuccinylase/aspartoacylase family protein, with protein sequence MLVTKHVLLASTVHATPYFIVRGMMPGPVMFITSGVHGNETASMAAAQKLADDIATGRHAIQRGLLIIVPRVNQQAYAKKIRGKPDLNRTFPRRMSGKAKHPLAAAVFQLAREHRADWWLDLHEANGLSQLSSRVLGQTLITNPGSRTIPACRRVIERMNRSIAIRDRHFNLKQHELPGSARTAASRLLQARSVTVETCWSLKRSTRIKYQTKIVHHFLREAGMS encoded by the coding sequence ATGCTTGTAACCAAACATGTCCTTCTAGCATCCACCGTACACGCTACTCCCTACTTCATTGTACGTGGCATGATGCCGGGACCCGTGATGTTCATTACATCCGGGGTTCACGGGAATGAAACGGCGAGTATGGCCGCTGCGCAAAAACTCGCAGATGATATTGCGACAGGTCGTCACGCCATTCAGCGAGGGCTGTTAATTATCGTGCCACGTGTGAACCAGCAAGCCTACGCTAAGAAAATCAGAGGCAAGCCAGATCTGAATCGTACGTTTCCACGTCGTATGTCAGGCAAGGCCAAGCATCCCCTCGCTGCGGCAGTTTTTCAGCTGGCGCGTGAACATCGGGCCGACTGGTGGCTTGATCTGCATGAAGCCAACGGCCTGTCTCAACTGAGTTCACGAGTGCTTGGACAGACGTTGATCACCAATCCCGGCAGTCGGACGATTCCAGCTTGCAGAAGAGTTATCGAACGGATGAATCGGTCGATTGCCATTCGTGATCGTCATTTTAACCTCAAGCAGCATGAATTGCCGGGATCTGCCCGTACAGCGGCTTCAAGACTATTACAAGCCCGTTCCGTCACAGTGGAGACCTGTTGGAGTCTGAAACGCTCGACCCGTATCAAGTATCAGACGAAGATTGTGCACCATTTTCTGCGTGAAGCGGGTATGTCATGA
- a CDS encoding MerR family transcriptional regulator, whose protein sequence is METMTRGMLTKRTGVSMATLRYYEDSGILPAPRRSSNGYRVYTEDYLVKIKFIKDAQLLGYSLKEIQETLQLLSQEDMEKDTLKTLVRERIADIQKHIDHLEQMQIHLARLLHTPEDDIDNYIQSFRVQKKEP, encoded by the coding sequence ATGGAAACCATGACAAGAGGAATGTTGACCAAGCGTACCGGTGTAAGTATGGCAACCCTCCGTTATTACGAAGATAGTGGAATTCTGCCTGCTCCCCGTCGTTCCTCCAACGGATATCGGGTGTATACCGAGGATTATCTGGTCAAAATTAAGTTCATTAAGGATGCCCAGTTGCTGGGTTACTCCTTAAAGGAGATACAAGAGACCCTGCAACTGCTCAGCCAGGAAGACATGGAAAAGGATACGTTAAAAACCCTTGTACGCGAACGCATCGCTGACATTCAGAAACATATTGACCATCTGGAACAGATGCAGATTCATCTGGCACGACTGTTGCATACACCGGAGGACGATATCGACAATTATATTCAATCGTTCAGGGTGCAAAAGAAAGAGCCGTAA
- a CDS encoding prolyl oligopeptidase family serine peptidase produces the protein MRILEWILVLVTVAATVLMLVFPKRRAMTMGTLTALILTVLLHGLINSFRVQMIPTYIVTLVLFITLIIQVMKSYCGDRYVQSVRRPDRLSRIKMTLVSILVLAFSAGSIILTWLLPAFTMPEPTGTYAIGTFSQHLVDESREETKTPEAGDKRELMINVWYPVDRKSAQGLALEHYPAELGEAISLVFGIPSQVFSYLDTIPTHVVQGAEMSAVQSKYPVLLFSPGIRSARFQSMTMIEELVSHGYIVVGIDHPYTSAQVIFPDGRAVSYQADPEFATSAELYQYNVNGIGIRADDASFVLDTLTQWNSHDPNQLFQGKLDLDHVGITGHSYGGATTAEALAQDDRFKAGLSLEGGFWGEVSTTALKQPFMYIMSGGTAKSLDPDATAKDKVFYPEFEPDLDRVMSNSLNDTYYLTVENLFHQSFTDISLISPKMFARGMTPEHNVDITRSYALAFFDRYLKGEEQPLLQGSSAQFPEVTYDATYTKIRNKQTQ, from the coding sequence ATGAGAATTTTGGAATGGATTTTGGTATTGGTAACCGTAGCTGCTACGGTACTCATGCTGGTGTTTCCGAAGCGCCGGGCAATGACAATGGGGACACTCACAGCTCTGATTCTGACAGTGCTTCTGCATGGCTTGATCAATTCATTTCGCGTGCAGATGATACCAACCTATATCGTCACACTTGTATTATTCATTACATTAATCATTCAAGTCATGAAATCATACTGCGGTGATCGTTATGTTCAGAGCGTGCGGAGACCCGACCGTCTTTCAAGAATAAAGATGACGCTGGTATCGATCCTGGTTCTGGCCTTCAGTGCAGGTTCAATCATACTGACCTGGCTATTACCTGCTTTTACGATGCCTGAACCAACCGGCACATATGCCATTGGCACGTTCTCACAACACTTGGTGGATGAATCTCGCGAAGAGACCAAAACACCCGAGGCAGGAGATAAACGGGAACTTATGATTAATGTGTGGTACCCGGTGGATCGGAAGTCCGCCCAAGGACTGGCGTTAGAACATTACCCTGCTGAATTGGGGGAAGCGATCAGTTTGGTGTTTGGCATTCCGTCTCAGGTGTTCAGTTATCTGGATACCATTCCAACACATGTGGTGCAAGGAGCTGAGATGTCCGCCGTCCAAAGCAAGTATCCGGTTTTGCTATTCTCGCCGGGTATCCGCTCAGCCCGTTTTCAGAGCATGACGATGATTGAGGAACTGGTTAGCCATGGTTACATTGTCGTGGGGATAGATCACCCTTATACGTCAGCACAAGTGATATTCCCCGATGGACGTGCAGTCTCCTATCAGGCTGACCCTGAATTTGCAACGTCAGCGGAATTATATCAATATAATGTAAATGGTATAGGTATCCGTGCAGATGATGCAAGCTTTGTTCTCGATACGCTTACCCAGTGGAATTCACATGACCCGAATCAACTGTTCCAAGGCAAGCTTGATCTAGATCATGTAGGAATCACGGGTCACTCCTACGGCGGTGCAACCACGGCGGAAGCGCTGGCTCAGGATGACCGTTTCAAAGCAGGACTTAGTTTGGAAGGCGGTTTCTGGGGTGAAGTATCCACAACAGCCTTGAAACAGCCGTTTATGTATATCATGTCGGGTGGGACAGCCAAAAGTCTGGACCCGGACGCCACTGCCAAGGATAAAGTATTTTATCCCGAGTTTGAGCCTGATTTGGATCGGGTGATGTCAAATAGTCTTAATGATACCTATTATCTGACAGTGGAGAATTTGTTCCATCAAAGCTTTACGGATATTTCGTTAATTTCACCAAAAATGTTTGCCAGAGGCATGACGCCAGAACATAATGTGGATATAACCAGATCCTATGCGCTGGCATTCTTTGACCGTTATCTGAAAGGGGAAGAGCAGCCATTGCTGCAAGGTTCTTCAGCGCAATTTCCCGAGGTCACCTATGATGCCACGTATACCAAGATACGCAACAAACAAACGCAATAA
- a CDS encoding serine hydrolase yields the protein MRDLQGFVSDYIKGKKHLHLEIGVITKGDIEYHSLGNPKKKSVAAPEHRLFEIGSVTKLFTSILLLELERQQQLSTDDTVGKYIHNGKNDYLNKVTLKSLATHTSGLPGVATNLSSKKNRYNPYSNYTEDDLLAFLSDADFTDQMGSFEYSNTGVGLLGYILCKVSDSTYDDLLKKYITGPLNMTETAAMLNAEQNGRFVDGHTSTGKKMPHWDTGVHEGAGAIKSSLHDMCLFVQANLNEDHPPASAIQQSHMSVMIGDSTHHYAWFSDNISDQNILWHNGGTFGFSSYLAINKEQSIGIVLLSNYCFGSASIVDEYLDAIFKFITKKDLYPLMPLDPVGNKILEAMMQR from the coding sequence ATGAGGGATTTACAAGGTTTTGTATCCGATTACATCAAAGGAAAAAAACATCTGCATCTTGAGATTGGCGTTATTACAAAGGGAGATATCGAATATCATTCATTGGGCAATCCCAAAAAGAAGAGCGTGGCTGCTCCTGAACATAGGTTGTTCGAAATCGGCTCTGTAACCAAACTTTTTACATCGATCCTTCTATTAGAATTAGAACGTCAACAGCAGCTTTCCACGGATGACACGGTTGGCAAGTACATACACAACGGTAAAAACGATTATTTGAATAAGGTTACCTTAAAAAGTCTTGCGACGCATACCTCTGGATTACCCGGAGTTGCCACAAACCTGTCCTCGAAGAAAAATCGATACAATCCGTATTCAAATTATACGGAGGATGATTTACTTGCTTTTTTATCGGATGCTGACTTTACGGATCAGATGGGTTCATTTGAGTACTCCAATACCGGCGTGGGCTTACTAGGTTATATCCTATGTAAAGTATCAGACAGTACATATGATGATTTGCTGAAAAAATATATCACAGGTCCATTAAACATGACGGAGACAGCAGCTATGCTGAATGCAGAACAGAATGGCAGATTTGTGGACGGACATACGTCAACGGGGAAAAAGATGCCTCACTGGGATACGGGTGTACATGAAGGCGCAGGGGCGATCAAGTCATCTCTTCACGATATGTGTTTATTTGTACAGGCCAACCTGAATGAAGATCATCCGCCAGCCTCTGCAATACAACAAAGTCATATGTCTGTGATGATTGGAGATTCAACCCATCATTACGCCTGGTTTAGTGATAACATCTCGGATCAGAATATACTCTGGCATAACGGTGGTACATTTGGTTTCTCCAGTTATTTGGCTATAAATAAGGAACAGAGTATAGGCATCGTATTATTGTCCAATTATTGTTTTGGATCAGCCTCAATTGTGGATGAGTATCTGGATGCGATATTCAAGTTTATAACTAAAAAAGACCTTTATCCACTCATGCCGCTAGACCCTGTGGGTAATAAAATATTGGAAGCAATGATGCAGAGATAA